One genomic window of Candidatus Woesearchaeota archaeon includes the following:
- a CDS encoding 50S ribosomal protein L18e, with product MAQVPKTKTTNKVLFDTVQDLRKLSNKTGVKVWKAVAVKLAGPASQRSQVNVGKIDKLVKDSETIIVCGKILGDGLLSKKVTVVALSASDSAVAKIEKAGGKFVKIKDHIAKTPDNKLRIIA from the coding sequence ATGGCGCAAGTTCCAAAAACAAAAACAACAAACAAGGTTCTATTTGATACCGTTCAAGATTTAAGAAAATTATCTAATAAGACTGGTGTTAAGGTGTGGAAAGCAGTGGCAGTAAAATTAGCTGGTCCTGCGAGTCAAAGGTCACAAGTAAATGTTGGTAAAATTGACAAGTTAGTAAAAGATTCAGAAACAATTATTGTTTGTGGAAAAATTTTAGGTGACGGTTTATTATCTAAAAAAGTAACTGTAGTTGCACTTAGTGCATCAGATAGCGCAGTTGCAAAAATCGAGAAAGCAGGTGGTAAATTTGTAAAAATTAAAGATCACATTGCAAAAACTCCAGATAACAAACTAAGAATTATTGCATAG
- a CDS encoding DUF924 domain-containing protein: MESKDVIEFWFNLEPKAWFEKNPELDKKIREKFEDLYYKAINLGLTSWEEDPESTLALIILLDQFPRNMYRGTTKSFASDNLALNVAKRAIEKGFNKKVKRGRNFFYMPFMHSESLNEQEKCVEFFEEMAKEKGLDLKESTKYANLHKEIIKEFGRFPYRNEILGRESTIEEIKYLAENSGF; the protein is encoded by the coding sequence ATGGAATCTAAAGATGTAATAGAGTTTTGGTTTAATTTAGAGCCTAAAGCATGGTTTGAGAAGAATCCTGAATTAGATAAAAAAATTCGTGAGAAGTTTGAAGATTTGTACTATAAAGCTATAAATCTGGGACTTACATCTTGGGAAGAGGATCCAGAGTCTACTCTTGCTTTGATTATTCTACTTGATCAATTTCCTAGGAATATGTATAGAGGAACTACTAAAAGCTTTGCAAGTGATAATTTAGCTCTAAATGTTGCTAAAAGAGCAATTGAAAAAGGTTTTAATAAAAAAGTTAAAAGAGGAAGAAATTTTTTTTATATGCCATTTATGCACTCTGAGAGCTTGAATGAACAAGAAAAGTGTGTTGAATTTTTTGAAGAAATGGCTAAAGAGAAAGGATTAGATTTGAAAGAGAGTACGAAATATGCTAATCTACATAAAGAAATTATTAAAGAATTTGGAAGATTTCCATATAGAAATGAAATTTTAGGTAGAGAGTCGACTATTGAAGAGATTAAATATTTGGCTGAGAATAGTGGATTTTGA
- a CDS encoding cold shock domain-containing protein: MKGTVKFFNQLKGFGFIKAEDEKEYFVHISGIEGGVELNEGDNVDFETQKDDRGLKAVNVKIGAESSDSEE, encoded by the coding sequence ATGAAAGGAACAGTTAAATTTTTTAACCAATTAAAAGGCTTTGGATTCATCAAAGCTGAAGACGAGAAAGAGTACTTCGTTCACATCTCAGGTATTGAGGGTGGAGTAGAATTAAATGAGGGAGATAATGTAGATTTCGAAACTCAAAAAGATGACAGAGGATTAAAAGCAGTTAATGTAAAAATTGGTGCTGAATCTTCAGATTCTGAAGAATAA
- a CDS encoding protein-L-isoaspartate(D-aspartate) O-methyltransferase: MKTRKQEREILTFYLKSQGIVDKNVLNALLEVPRENFVLKENKDYAYLDSALPICALQSISQPFVVAYMTQMLNLDEYDLVLEIGTGSGYQSAILSKIVSKVISYEIIPELCNFAKNNLKQSKIDNVVIKCIDGSDVQEENYFDKAIITTAIDKVPISIIKSLKEGGVIVLPEGDLHSQRLTKYVKSADELKLVMKSISVRFVPFSGRDSLV, translated from the coding sequence ATGAAAACTAGGAAACAAGAAAGGGAGATTTTAACATTTTATCTAAAATCTCAAGGAATTGTTGATAAGAATGTATTAAATGCATTGCTTGAAGTTCCAAGAGAAAATTTTGTTTTAAAAGAAAATAAAGATTACGCTTATTTAGATTCTGCATTACCTATTTGCGCATTACAGAGCATTTCTCAACCTTTTGTTGTTGCGTATATGACTCAGATGCTAAATTTAGATGAATATGATTTAGTTTTAGAAATTGGAACTGGTAGTGGATACCAATCAGCGATTTTAAGCAAAATTGTTAGTAAGGTAATTAGTTACGAGATTATTCCAGAGCTTTGTAATTTTGCAAAAAATAACTTGAAACAATCTAAAATAGATAATGTTGTTATTAAATGTATAGATGGTTCTGATGTTCAAGAAGAAAATTATTTCGATAAAGCAATAATTACTACAGCAATAGATAAAGTGCCAATAAGTATTATCAAATCTTTGAAAGAAGGAGGAGTGATAGTCTTACCTGAAGGAGACTTGCATTCTCAAAGGCTTACAAAGTATGTTAAAAGTGCTGATGAACTTAAACTTGTAATGAAATCTATATCTGTGAGATTTGTGCCTTTTAGTGGTAGAGATAGTTTGGTTTGA
- a CDS encoding DUF2202 domain-containing protein: MKIIIDLFLVILMSSSTFAFNGNGQQGKGFGKNQGGQVYLIYDDTQVDHQTQIDAYPIEELSQEEMNGLLLMKEEEKLARDVYLELYDIWSQQIFTNIASSEQTHTTAVKSLLDKYDIEDPMTNDERGVFENQELQDLYNQLVEQGSNSLVDALSVGATVEDLDIKDLQDLLDCLKEMVEFMSLNLLLKKIII, from the coding sequence ATGAAAATAATAATTGATCTGTTTTTAGTTATTTTAATGAGCAGTAGCACATTTGCATTTAATGGTAATGGACAACAAGGCAAAGGTTTTGGAAAGAATCAAGGTGGACAGGTTTACTTAATTTATGATGATACTCAAGTAGATCATCAAACTCAAATTGATGCATATCCAATTGAAGAATTAAGCCAGGAAGAGATGAATGGTTTATTGCTTATGAAAGAAGAAGAAAAGTTAGCAAGAGATGTTTATTTAGAACTTTATGATATTTGGTCTCAACAAATTTTCACAAATATTGCAAGTAGTGAACAAACACATACTACTGCAGTTAAATCTCTTTTAGATAAGTATGATATTGAAGACCCAATGACAAATGATGAAAGAGGAGTATTTGAAAATCAAGAATTACAAGATTTGTATAATCAATTAGTAGAACAAGGTTCAAATTCATTAGTTGATGCACTAAGTGTTGGAGCAACAGTTGAAGATTTAGATATTAAAGATTTACAAGATTTATTAGATTGCTTGAAAGAAATGGTGGAGTTTATGAGCCTCAATTTATTACTGAAGAAGATTATAATTTAA
- a CDS encoding VTT domain-containing protein has protein sequence MSLDFIFDYFEENIIFALSFFTFFSQIGVPLGAIFLIMFAGSSTYSISYLFLIILIIIIFTITGDIFAYKIGEKYGSKLLEKYKHKKFISKNYNKSEKAMSKYGSSSIFFTRFLITGLGPAMNYIAGLNKFDFKKFIIFIIFGEILYATIFASLGFFFKETWGELLTLISDFSLLIFLLLIGFFVTRKIYFLIKVDYA, from the coding sequence ATGAGTTTAGATTTTATATTTGATTATTTTGAAGAGAATATTATTTTTGCTCTTTCATTCTTTACTTTTTTCTCTCAAATTGGAGTTCCACTTGGAGCAATTTTTTTGATTATGTTTGCAGGTTCTTCTACTTATAGTATTTCATATCTTTTCTTGATAATATTAATTATTATTATTTTTACAATTACTGGAGATATTTTTGCATATAAAATAGGTGAGAAATATGGAAGCAAATTATTAGAAAAATATAAACATAAGAAGTTTATTTCAAAAAATTATAACAAAAGTGAGAAAGCAATGAGTAAATATGGAAGTTCTAGTATATTTTTTACTAGATTTTTAATTACTGGACTTGGACCTGCTATGAATTATATAGCCGGATTGAATAAGTTTGATTTTAAAAAGTTTATAATATTTATAATATTTGGGGAGATTCTATATGCAACTATATTTGCTTCATTAGGGTTTTTCTTTAAAGAAACATGGGGAGAATTGCTTACTCTGATTTCTGATTTCTCATTATTAATATTTCTACTTCTGATAGGATTTTTTGTGACAAGAAAAATCTATTTCCTGATTAAAGTTGATTATGCGTAG
- a CDS encoding DUF1801 domain-containing protein yields MKKISENPDLVDFLADYNFEVIDIIKTLRKIIYKKYEDIEEKVNFELKSILYHHPISGYIIGIFPIKDYVKLSFGHGDLIVDRYKIFDKKSEDKIKYVKFKHAEEIDEDIINDYIGQSVLIKKKRISDVL; encoded by the coding sequence ATGAAAAAAATTAGTGAGAACCCAGATTTAGTGGATTTTTTAGCAGATTATAACTTTGAAGTTATTGATATTATTAAAACTTTAAGGAAAATAATTTATAAAAAGTATGAAGATATTGAAGAAAAGGTCAATTTTGAATTGAAAAGCATACTCTACCATCATCCAATATCGGGATATATTATTGGAATTTTTCCTATAAAAGATTATGTTAAGCTTTCATTTGGACATGGAGACTTAATAGTTGATAGATATAAAATATTTGATAAAAAAAGTGAAGATAAGATAAAATATGTCAAATTTAAACATGCAGAAGAAATTGATGAAGATATTATTAATGATTATATAGGACAATCAGTTTTAATAAAAAAGAAAAGAATTAGCGATGTTTTGTAA
- a CDS encoding DUF2853 family protein, with the protein MEKTKKIEKYNTQLKDLGEDIDQNLLFKITTYLGPSIYNADAELVSCGDEKELETVKHNFLKIKLGLEELSEDKLDKAIMEVRDKLKNHGRKNRAVFYYLLTKKFRKESIFE; encoded by the coding sequence ATGGAAAAAACAAAAAAAATAGAAAAATATAATACTCAACTTAAAGATTTAGGAGAAGATATTGACCAAAACTTGTTGTTTAAAATTACAACATATCTTGGGCCAAGTATATATAATGCAGATGCTGAGTTAGTTTCATGTGGTGATGAAAAGGAACTAGAAACAGTGAAACATAATTTTTTAAAAATAAAGTTAGGTTTAGAAGAACTTTCTGAAGATAAACTTGATAAAGCAATTATGGAAGTCCGTGATAAACTTAAGAATCATGGAAGAAAGAATAGAGCAGTATTTTACTATCTACTGACTAAAAAATTTAGGAAGGAATCAATATTTGAGTAA
- a CDS encoding tetratricopeptide repeat protein, which produces MDFFNKFKNIFTLDNTKELVENYFERGLANTYLGFRERAIENFNKVIELDPTFTEAYYKRGILYKDLGDLKNAKKDFIVLEKLFKEENKNSKRKKELEKELKHIKTILKNLEDNNNNDISEDNKTFENNKKTTRVEIEKEEEDYYKKDMEIKRTLKEKEDKKELEQKYDWSEKIKFKKELSNKKNLDEDDYKKFHDKFVKIIEDNKKFKEDDEIVKVNFSKELKDNQRKEDITSIKKIRLDSDDEIKEKKEDIKIEFSKYNDDEDKKDYIRNYENAISDLNKSLELGNDNPQIFYFLGLIYEKLLNYEKAISNYEKSLDRDKNLFLAYQGIGNVYKIKKDYSLAIKSYNKVIEINPKFEDAYFEKAEIFLLENKFEESEIEFNNCLRLNPNNSECYYYKGLIAERRKNIELAIKNYNNALDIDKENFKIYLQLYKIYREKGDIENSERCFNMYKKIKDKIESK; this is translated from the coding sequence ATGGATTTTTTCAATAAGTTCAAAAATATATTTACTTTAGATAATACTAAGGAACTTGTTGAAAATTACTTTGAGAGAGGGCTTGCAAATACATATTTAGGATTTAGAGAAAGGGCAATTGAAAATTTTAATAAAGTTATTGAACTTGACCCAACATTTACTGAAGCTTATTACAAAAGAGGAATTTTATATAAGGATTTAGGAGACTTAAAAAATGCAAAAAAGGATTTTATAGTCTTAGAGAAACTTTTCAAAGAAGAGAATAAGAATTCTAAGAGAAAAAAAGAACTAGAAAAAGAACTTAAACATATTAAAACAATTCTTAAAAATCTAGAAGATAATAATAACAATGATATTAGTGAAGATAATAAAACATTTGAAAATAATAAAAAAACTACGAGAGTAGAAATTGAGAAAGAAGAAGAAGATTATTATAAAAAAGATATGGAAATTAAGAGAACACTAAAAGAGAAAGAAGATAAAAAAGAATTAGAACAAAAATATGATTGGAGTGAGAAAATTAAATTTAAGAAAGAACTTTCAAATAAAAAAAACCTTGATGAAGATGATTATAAAAAATTTCATGATAAATTTGTGAAAATTATTGAAGATAATAAAAAATTTAAAGAAGATGATGAAATTGTCAAAGTTAATTTCTCAAAAGAACTAAAAGATAATCAAAGAAAAGAAGATATTACTTCAATAAAAAAGATTAGATTAGATAGTGATGATGAAATTAAGGAGAAAAAAGAAGATATTAAAATTGAGTTTTCAAAATATAATGATGATGAGGATAAAAAAGATTATATTCGAAATTATGAAAATGCTATTTCGGATTTGAATAAATCACTTGAACTAGGAAATGATAATCCACAAATATTTTATTTTTTAGGACTTATTTATGAAAAACTGCTAAATTATGAAAAAGCTATATCTAATTATGAAAAATCTCTAGATAGAGATAAAAATTTGTTTTTAGCATATCAAGGAATTGGGAATGTGTATAAAATAAAAAAAGATTATTCACTTGCAATTAAAAGTTACAATAAAGTAATTGAAATTAACCCTAAATTTGAGGATGCCTATTTTGAAAAAGCAGAAATATTTCTTTTAGAGAATAAGTTTGAAGAATCAGAAATAGAATTTAATAATTGTTTGAGATTAAATCCTAATAATTCTGAATGTTATTATTACAAAGGTTTAATTGCTGAGAGGAGGAAAAACATTGAACTTGCAATTAAAAATTATAATAATGCTCTAGATATTGATAAAGAAAATTTCAAGATATATTTACAACTATACAAGATTTATAGAGAAAAGGGAGATATTGAGAATTCGGAGAGATGTTTTAATATGTATAAAAAAATAAAAGATAAAATTGAATCAAAATAA
- a CDS encoding DUF5652 family protein — MVDYLALKILFIMLVVFLVIWDMTWKAIGMWKAGRNNQLVWFVFIFILNTAGILPIVYIFFFQRNMNKKIKTKIKTKK, encoded by the coding sequence ATGGTCGATTATTTAGCATTAAAAATATTATTCATTATGCTCGTCGTATTTCTTGTAATCTGGGATATGACTTGGAAAGCTATAGGAATGTGGAAAGCAGGTAGAAACAATCAATTGGTTTGGTTTGTTTTCATATTCATTCTAAATACAGCAGGAATTTTACCAATAGTTTATATCTTCTTTTTTCAAAGAAATATGAATAAAAAAATAAAAACTAAAATCAAAACCAAAAAGTAA